The Bdellovibrio bacteriovorus W nucleotide sequence AAGCATTCGCTCTTGTTGGCACCTCTGTTTTGATTGCATCTTGTGCATCGGTTTTAAAATATGAGAAAGCAGACCAACTTAAGAAGAATGAAGAGTTCGATAAAGCGGTAGAGATTGTAAAGCCTGTTGAGACGGTAACTCCCGAAGGTGAAGTTCAAGTGACGGAGGTTGTACCGGAAGTCAAACAACCTGCTAAAGCCACTTCGGCAAAGAAAACATCTACAGCCAAGACTAAAGAATCGGCAAAGACCTCAGGATCAGCGACAGTGAACAAAGTGTCCAAGTCAGGAACGACCAAAGGGGGAGTTGTGCAAACAGAGCCAACCTTGAAAGTGCGTCAACCAGAGCTTGAAGATAGTGAGGGCTTCGAGGGGCGCCGGCCTCTTGTTGATCCTTTTAGAGTCGGTGAAGAAGTTGTGCATGATGTGCATTACTTTAAAGTCTCTGCCGGTGAGCTTCGCATGAGGGTGAATCCCTTCGCCCTGGTTAATAATCGCAAGTCTTATAACTTCGGTATCGCTATTAAAACCAGTTCTTTGTTCTCAAGATTTTATAGTGTTGACGATAAAGTAGAAATTTTTTCTGACTATGAAGACCTTGTTCCGAGAGTTTTCCAACTTCACGTGAAAGAAAGCAATCAGTTGCGTGAAGCTAAAATGCTTTTTGATACTGAAAAAAACACAGCGACTTTTTGGGAAAAGAAAGTCACGAAAGAGCATGGCGAGCAGGAAAAACGCTTAGAGTGGGAAATCCCCGAGTACACACAAAACGTGTATAGTGCGATTTTTTATATGCGCAACTTTAAGTGGGAAGTCGGTAAGCAGTACGCCTTTAGAGTCGCTAACGATGATGAGAACTTGGTTTTTTCAGGTGAGGCTTTGCGTAAGGAAGTTTTGCAAACAAAGCTAGGACCTATGAAAGCCATCGTCATCAAGCCTAATATCGTTCTGAAAGGGCAGTTTAAGCCCATCGGCGATAACTTTATCTGGCTCTCTGATGATGACAGAAAGTATGTTCTGCGCATTGAATCTAAAATCAAAATCGGAACACTGGTTTCTGAAGTTGTTGAAATTAAGCCGGGTAAGTAAAAAAAATGAGTTAGAAACTAAAAAGTTACTTCTAAGAAGTCCCTTTTTTTATTTTTAAATATCTCTGATAGAAATTATTTCTGCATTCTCTTAGCTGCCAATTCTTCAATGTCTTTAGCAAGAAAAAGATTCTGAGCTAGAATACGGTAAAAATCTCGTTGTTGAATCTCAAGTAGCAAACATTCTTGCTGAGCCATCACTGTAGCTGTACGCACACCACCACTTAAGAGTAAAGAAATCTCTCCGAAGCTGGTGCCTTGAGTGAGGACGTTGATATTTACTCCGCCCTTACTAATAACTACATTTCCCTGCAAAAGAATGAAGCACGAATTCCCAGGAAGGCCTTCGCGCATTAAAACTTGGTGCGGATGGGCTTTGCAGATCTTACCGCTAAATATCAAACTGTCTAAGCTGTAAGAGGGAAGATCCTTAAAAAACTCCGAAGAGTTCAAAGCTTGCAAAGCTAGAAAACGATATTGCAGACTTTCTGCTTTATCAGTTTTAATCAAAGAATCAATCTCCTGAGAATGACGAACTCTGAGAATTTCACAATCAGAGGTTGTGATAATATCCGCTGTGCGAGGTTGGTTTAGCAGAAAACCTCTTTCGCCAAAGATGGCTCCTGGCTGAAGTGTGCTCACGAGTCTGCGCTGCCCAGGGCCTGTGACTTTATAGATCGAAGCCGTTCCTTTGAGGAGAATAAAAAGATCGCGATTCGTGTCACCAGTTTTAGTGATGAGTCTTTGTGCGGGAACAAAATGTCGTTCCGCTCCTTGAAGCAGATGTTTAGCCAGTTCTGGTTTTAAAGAGCGAAAGAAGGGAAGACTTGCAGAATCCGCACTTGCGTATTTTTCATAGTTTTTAAAAGAGTGTCCATCTTCGGTTTTTACAGTGGAAGCTTGCTGCGACTCTTTTTCTTGTTGGAGCAGGTGGGGATTGGTGACCACTTTTTCTTTGATTAGAATTTGCAGAAGTTTGTGCAGTTCGCGGAAACTGACAATCCAACCTTGACCTAGAAAGAACTGAACAAGGCGCTCGATACTTCCAGTTTTTTGTAAAACCTCAAGATACGAGTATTGAAGAGAGTTGAGCGCTATCGCTTGAGTACTGTTATCAACGGAGAAGCTTCCACCTTGTGAAGAGGGGGAGAGACGAAGGGGTTTTAAATTTAGATTTTCAGTCTCAAAACGCATGCTGACCTATCGGCAAATTTAAGGGGATTATTAAAGCCCCCACTTAGGTTTAGAACCTCTTCTTTGTCATTTTTATGACTCTCTAGATAAAGGCAACCTTCGGTATCATAAGGATATGGCGAACACTCAATGTCGATACTTTTCTGGATATAAACCCTGCACGCGAAATAGTAGCTGCACGGACTCTTGTGTCTATCAGTCTCCAGTTGAAAAATCGATTCTGATTGTACATTTAGGAGCCTTAGGGGCCGTTGTTCGCAGTACAGCCCTCCTTAAGTCTATTCAAAAAAAGTATCCACGGGCGATGATCACATGGGTGACCGATGCTCCGGCAAATTATTTACTTAAGAATCACCCAGCCATAGATCGAGTTTACACCAGTAAAGAAAGTGATCTCCTAGAGCTAAGAGCTCTGGCTTTTGACGTCTGCCTTGTTGTTGATAAATCGCTGAAAGCTGTGGGGATCTCAAAGTTGCCGCAAGTGAAAGAGTACTTTGGTTTTTCAGCTCATCCGATCACAGGCGGAATTGTTCCAGCCAGTGAGGCGGCCTTTGAGTTGTGGGAGCTTGGTTTAGACAATCATAAAAAGTTCTTTGTAAATACAAAGCCCGAAACGCAGCTCATCTGTGAAGCCCTAGAGCTTCCCTATCAAAGAGACGACTACTGGCTTCCTCTTTCAGAAGAAGAGAGCCAATCAGCAGAGTTGCGCCGCCAATCTTGGTTAGAGGGGCGCCGCAAGGATTTTATCATTGGTTTAAACACGGGTTGCAGTGCCACGATTCCCTATAAAAAATTAAGCATTGAGTATCATCGCGATCTTATTAGTGCCCTTTATAAAAACTTTCCCTTTGCTCAGATTGTTCTATTGGGGGGACCAGAAGACACCGCCAGAAATCGTGAAATTGCCGAAGGTCTTTCAGTGATTGCTTCTAATACAGAAGGTGGACTGCGTGATGGGCTTATCAGTGTGGCGGCTGTGGATGTGGTGATCACAGGCGATAGCTTGGGAATGCACATGGCCATCTCTCAAAAAAAGCATGTGCTAGCTTGGTTTGGACCTACCTGCGCCCAAGAGATTGACCTGTTTGAGAGGGGAGAAAAGTTGCTCTCCCAAGCCCTCTGCTCGCCTTGCTGGAAGAGGACTTGTGAAAAAAGTCGAATGTGTTACGATCAGGTCCAGTTAGAGGAATTTATTAATGGCATCAAATCTTATTGTTCAGACCGCTTTTTTGGGGGATCTCCTTCTATCGATCCCACTTATGAAGAAGTGTCGTGAGCTATGGCCAGAAGATGATTTAGTTTTAGTTTGTCGTAAAGGTCTGGGCGATTTCTTTCTTAAGGCAGGGTTGGTTGATCGTGTTTTTGAAGTTCAAAAAGGTCAAAGAAAAACTTACGTTGAAGCTCTGCAAGGACTTTCCAAACTTACTATTCGCAATCTTGTTTCTCCTCATCAGTCGGTACGCACTCAGCTTTTTTGCGCTCAAGTTAAAGCAGCCCAAAAAATCTCTTTCGACAATTTCTTAGGTCGCTTCATTTTTAGAACAGTTCAGAGGCAAGATAGTTTGCCAGACGCTCTTCGACAATTGGCTCTTCTTCAAGATCTTGATGCCGACTTAGCTCAAAAGATTTCAGATTATAAAAATACGGTTCAGCCTTATAAGACAGATGCCCGTCATCAGTTGCCAGGTACTCCAGGTTGGGCATCGATGTCGCTGCGAGAATCTATTTTAAAAGATGAAAGCTTGTGGGCAGAGCTCGAGAAGAAATTCTCTCTGCAAGGTTTTCGAGATAATAAAACCGTTCTGATTTTTCCAGGCAGTGTTTGGGCGACCAAGCGTTGGACGGAAGAGGGATTTGCAGGAGCAGGCAGAGCTTTAAAGGATCAGGGCTATCAAGTCTATGTGATGGGTGGCCCTGGAGAGGAAGAACTCTCTGAGCGAGTCGCAGCAGCGATTGGCGGGGTGTGTTCACTCGCTGGTAAAACAAAGATTTTTGAATCAGCACAGTTGATCGCAAGAGCCAGTTTGGTGATTGGAAATGACAGTGCTTCGACCCATTTGGCGGCGGTCTGTGAAACTCCGTTAATTGCGGTCTTTGGGCCCACAGTTCTCGAATTCGGGTATCGTCCGTGGTCAAATCAGAGTTATGTCGTCGAAGAAAAAGGCCTGTCTTGCAGGCCTTGTGGAAAGCATGGGCACAATAAATGTCCTATTGGAACCCATGCCTGTATGAAGCAGATCAGTGCTGAGCGCGTGACGGCTGTCGCAGAGTCTATTCTTCCGTAGAGTAATCTTTTACGTTAATGCCATACTTACGAATCTTGCGCAGCAATGTGTTCTTTGGAATATTTGCTTGCGCGACGGTTTGGTTAATTCTTCCGTTATTCGCCTTTAATGCATTGATGATAAATTCTTTTTCCATATCTTCTTTAAAGACGTCAAAGTCCATAGGGCCAGAGAAGCTCACTTTGGTGTTGTCTTTGATTTCTTGAGTCGTTGTTTTAACGTTATCTGGCAAAGAGTTCATCGTGATCTTATCCGTGCTTTCAACGATGAAGGCTCTTTCGATTAAGTTCTCAAGTTCACGGATATTTCCTGGCCAGCGATAAGTTTTTAAAGCCTCTAGTGCCTCTGGAGTAATACCTTGAATTTTATGATCGTGCTGCTTAGAGAACTTTTTGATGAACGTTTGAATCAACGCTTCAAGGTCATCTGTTCTTTCACGAAGTGGCGGAAGGAAAATCGGCATCACATTCAGACGATAGAAAAGATCTTCTCTAAAAGTTCCCTCTTCCATCATCTTTTCAAGATTTCTATTAGTAGCTGCAATAATACGAGTTGTCGTTTTGACTTCGCGATTTCCACCAACAGGTGTGAACTTTTTTTCTTGGAGAACGCGCAGAAGTTTTACCTGCATATCAGGCTTAAGCTCTCCGATTTCATCCAAGAAAAGAGTCCCGTTGTTTGCTAACTGGAACTTCCCAATTTTTCTTTCAATGGCTCCGGTGAACGCGCCTTTTTCGTGACCAAAGAGTTCGCTCTCCATCAAATTCTCAGGAATAGCTCCGCAGTTGATGGCCACAAAACTTCCTGATTTGCGAGGAGAGTTGAAGTGGATAGCGCGAGCGACAAGCTCTTTGCCAGTTCCATTTTCTCCACGCACAAGAACCGTTGTGTCGACTTTGCACAATTTGTAGATCAGGTTAAAGACTTCCTTCATCTTGGAAGAACCACCGACAAATTCACTTTCAATGTCATCATCAAAAACGGGGTTCGAAAGTGCTAAGCTAGAGATAAGGTCGCGAGCTTCAAGACTCTTGCGCACGATCTCACGGAGGCGGTCAGCGTCCACAGGCTTTTCTAGGTAATCGTATGCACCTTCTTTAATTGCAAGTACTGCATCATTTAGATTCGAGTGGGCGGTCATAAGCACCACAAAAGTGCGTGGGTCATGTTCTTTAATTGCCGTTAAGGCCTCAAGACCATCCATCTCTGGCATCTTGACGTCCATTAAAACGAGATCCCATTGCTTTTGCTTTACTTTGTCGAAGGCTTCTTTTCCGGTGGCGGCTTCATCAATAGTGAACTCGATTTCCGGCATCGTAGATTGCAGGATAGAGATGACCGAGCGTCTAAGTTCGGCTTCATCATCAACGATAAGTGTGTGCAGTTGATTCATAGGAGTACCTCCGCTTCTTCTGTTTCTTCATCAAGTGGCAAAGTAAAAGAAACTGTTGTTCCTTGACCCAAAATACTTTCAAGATGAACTTTGCCACCATGGAGTTCAATAAAATACTTAACTAAATATAAACCCAAACCCGTGCCCTTGGTCTTAAGGTCTTGATCACTTCCGCGAGTGAACTTACCCCAAATTCTTTCAAGGTCTTCAGGGTGAATGCCGGCTCCGTCATCTTTCACGATCACCTGAATTTGATCGTCAGACTCTAAAGAAACCACTTCGATATGGCCCCCTTCGCTTCCGTACTTAATGGCATTCTCAATCAGATTGATAATAACTTCTTTGATCAAAGTCGTATCAAACTCCGCTGA carries:
- a CDS encoding putative cAMP-dependent protein kinase (COG0664 cAMP-binding proteins - catabolite gene activator and regulatory subunit of cAMP-dependent protein kinases), encoding MRFETENLNLKPLRLSPSSQGGSFSVDNSTQAIALNSLQYSYLEVLQKTGSIERLVQFFLGQGWIVSFRELHKLLQILIKEKVVTNPHLLQQEKESQQASTVKTEDGHSFKNYEKYASADSASLPFFRSLKPELAKHLLQGAERHFVPAQRLITKTGDTNRDLFILLKGTASIYKVTGPGQRRLVSTLQPGAIFGERGFLLNQPRTADIITTSDCEILRVRHSQEIDSLIKTDKAESLQYRFLALQALNSSEFFKDLPSYSLDSLIFSGKICKAHPHQVLMREGLPGNSCFILLQGNVVISKGGVNINVLTQGTSFGEISLLLSGGVRTATVMAQQECLLLEIQQRDFYRILAQNLFLAKDIEELAAKRMQK
- a CDS encoding putative heptosyltransferase (COG0859 ADP-heptose:LPS heptosyltransferase) translates to MANTQCRYFSGYKPCTRNSSCTDSCVYQSPVEKSILIVHLGALGAVVRSTALLKSIQKKYPRAMITWVTDAPANYLLKNHPAIDRVYTSKESDLLELRALAFDVCLVVDKSLKAVGISKLPQVKEYFGFSAHPITGGIVPASEAAFELWELGLDNHKKFFVNTKPETQLICEALELPYQRDDYWLPLSEEESQSAELRRQSWLEGRRKDFIIGLNTGCSATIPYKKLSIEYHRDLISALYKNFPFAQIVLLGGPEDTARNREIAEGLSVIASNTEGGLRDGLISVAAVDVVITGDSLGMHMAISQKKHVLAWFGPTCAQEIDLFERGEKLLSQALCSPCWKRTCEKSRMCYDQVQLEEFINGIKSYCSDRFFGGSPSIDPTYEEVS
- a CDS encoding ADP-heptose:LPS heptosyltransferase II (COG0859 ADP-heptose:LPS heptosyltransferase), with the translated sequence MKKCRELWPEDDLVLVCRKGLGDFFLKAGLVDRVFEVQKGQRKTYVEALQGLSKLTIRNLVSPHQSVRTQLFCAQVKAAQKISFDNFLGRFIFRTVQRQDSLPDALRQLALLQDLDADLAQKISDYKNTVQPYKTDARHQLPGTPGWASMSLRESILKDESLWAELEKKFSLQGFRDNKTVLIFPGSVWATKRWTEEGFAGAGRALKDQGYQVYVMGGPGEEELSERVAAAIGGVCSLAGKTKIFESAQLIARASLVIGNDSASTHLAAVCETPLIAVFGPTVLEFGYRPWSNQSYVVEEKGLSCRPCGKHGHNKCPIGTHACMKQISAERVTAVAESILP
- a CDS encoding acetoacetate metabolism regulatory protein atoC (COG2204 Response regulator containing CheY-like receiver, AAA-type ATPase, and DNA-binding domains), with protein sequence MNQLHTLIVDDEAELRRSVISILQSTMPEIEFTIDEAATGKEAFDKVKQKQWDLVLMDVKMPEMDGLEALTAIKEHDPRTFVVLMTAHSNLNDAVLAIKEGAYDYLEKPVDADRLREIVRKSLEARDLISSLALSNPVFDDDIESEFVGGSSKMKEVFNLIYKLCKVDTTVLVRGENGTGKELVARAIHFNSPRKSGSFVAINCGAIPENLMESELFGHEKGAFTGAIERKIGKFQLANNGTLFLDEIGELKPDMQVKLLRVLQEKKFTPVGGNREVKTTTRIIAATNRNLEKMMEEGTFREDLFYRLNVMPIFLPPLRERTDDLEALIQTFIKKFSKQHDHKIQGITPEALEALKTYRWPGNIRELENLIERAFIVESTDKITMNSLPDNVKTTTQEIKDNTKVSFSGPMDFDVFKEDMEKEFIINALKANNGRINQTVAQANIPKNTLLRKIRKYGINVKDYSTEE